In Epinephelus lanceolatus isolate andai-2023 chromosome 16, ASM4190304v1, whole genome shotgun sequence, one DNA window encodes the following:
- the mrpl36 gene encoding large ribosomal subunit protein bL36m produces the protein MAPLLLKHLAASLTRQVAQMSRLHLSFSSPAASAYRCLCSLTSAPHTLLLSSARVSSIQPPSSGSSAQCGPSLLGQCQHLPCVQPSAGMKTKSALKKRCEDCFFVRRRGRLYVFCKTNPRHKQRQG, from the coding sequence ATGGCGCCCCTCCTCTTGAAGCACCTGGCTGCCTCCCTGACTCGCCAAGTGGCCCAGATGAGCCGGCTACATCTGAGCTTCTCCTCACCTGCAGCTAGTGCTTACAGATGTCTCTGCTCCCTCACCTCAGCTCCACACACACTACTCCTGTCGTCAGCCAGAGTCAGCTCCATCCAGCCTCCCTCGTCCGGCTCCTCTGCACAGTGTGGACCGTCTCTGTTGGGACAGTGTCAGCATCTTCCCTGTGTCCAGCCCTCGGCAGGGATGAAAACCAAGTCTGCCCTGAAGAAGCGCTGCGAAGACTGTTTCTTTGTTCGACGGAGGGGACGTTTGTACGTGTTCTGCAAGACAAATCCGAGACACAAGCAGAGGCAGGGCTGA
- the ndufs6 gene encoding NADH dehydrogenase [ubiquinone] iron-sulfur protein 6, mitochondrial: MAAAVGRLLSFSRNAKVLASPLRLTAVPVHRYSVEVSSTGEAITHTGQVYDEQDPRRARFVGRQKEVNQNFAIKLVAEEPVTDIEARVVSCDGGGGALGHPKVYINLDKDTKVGTCGYCGLQFKQKHHH, from the exons ATGGCGGCCGCAGTGGGCAGACTTCTGTCCTTCAGTAGAAATGCTAAGGTGCTCGCTTCACCTCTGAGGCTGACAGCTGTACCTGTTCACCGCTACAGTGTGGAGGTGTCCAGCACCGGGGAGGCCATCACTCACACCGGACAG GTGTATGATGAACAGGATCCCAGGAGAGCCAGATTTGTTGGCAGACAGAAAGAG GTGAATCAGAACTTTGCCATCAAACTGGTGGCAGAGGAGCCAGTGACCGACATTGAGGCCAGAGTGGTGTCCTGtgatggaggtggaggagccctGGGTCATCCCAAAGTCTACATCAACCTG GATAAAGACACAAAAGTGGGCACGTGTGGCTACTGTGGATTACAGTTCAAGCAGAAGCATCATCACTGA